GCTGTCTTGGTCGCCGTCTCGACATTGAAACAGGCGACGCCGAGCCCGATCACGCGCGCGACTTTTTCTCCTTCCCAATCCGATGCCCCATGCAGGACGAGCGGGAGTTTGATGCGCTCACGGATCGCCGCCAACCGATCAAAATCCGGTTCTGATCGTTCAGGAAATGAACCATGCGCATTGCCGATGCCGACCGCCAGCGTATCCACCCCGGTCGTTCGAACATACGCATCGGCTTGGGCTGGATTCGTCATGTACTTGTCCCAGTCCATATGCTCCATATCCGTCACTTCCCCCTTGTACGGCACATTGCCGAGCTCGCCCTGGACGGTCGCGCCCTTGGTATGGGCTTCACGGACGATCGTCGCGGTCGCCTCCATATTTTCTTCATAGGGCAGGGTCGAGGCATCCATCATGACCGACTTGAAGCCGATCGCGAGCGCCTCACGGACCACTGCCAGGTTACGCCCATGATCGAGATGGATCGCTAGCGGGATATCGGGGAAATAAAAGTCGGCGATATTCTTCACGAGATGATACATCGCATGCCCTCCGCCATACTGAAATGTCTTCTCCGTCATTTGTACGATGACCGGTGAATGTTTTTCGGCGGCCGCTTCCAGGATGGCCCACGTCGTCTCGAGATTGACAGTATTGAACGCGCCGACGGCATACCCTTTTGTCTGCGCTTCCGTGAGGATTTTCTTGGCCGAAATAATCATAGTGTTTGCGATACGGGGTGACTGAAGGTATGTTCCGCCTCGAGTAGCATCTTCACGAGTTCGCGCGGATAGAGACTCTCTCCGCCGACGAGGACACCGGACATCTCTGCTTCCCAAGACACTGACGCGAGAGCCGTCGCTTTGACTGATCCGCCATAGATCACCGTCATCCGCTCGGCAAACGCCGGATCATAAAGCCCGGAGAACAGCTTACGGAGGTACACCTTCACCTGAAGGATATCCGCGGTCGTCGGCGTCACGCCCGTCCCGATCGCCCAGCGCGGCTCATAGGCGATGATCACCCGCTGTGCTAAAAGCGGTGAGAGATCGTCGAACACGGTCCGTACCGTTCGCTCAATGACCGTTGTCGTCTGCTCACGCTGACGTTCCTCTGCCGTCTCGCCGAGGCAGACGATGGGAATGATTCCTTCTTTCAAGGCCAGTCTGGTTTTCTTCGCGACGAGCGCATCCGTCTCACCGGCATACGCCCGGCGTTCGCTGTGACCGAGGATGACATGTCCGACACCGGCATCGCGCAGCATCGCAGGAGAGATCTCGCCCGTGAAGGCGCCTTTCAGTTCCCACCCCATTGTCTGTGCGGCCAATGTGAAACCCGCTGGCAAATGACTGAAAGCGTGGAGATGGATCGCGGGTGGCGCGATGATCCCCCGGCTATGGGCGAAGGTCTTGCCTACGGACTCCCGCCGCAGCTGGGACAAGTACTCATTCACCTCAGTATGGGTGAGGAGGTGCATCTTGAGATTGCCGATGACGAGAAACGGTGACATAGGCTACGCGCTCTCGAGTTTCTCCCGCAGGAAGGCGGCCGCCGTTTCCGGCTCGATCGAAGAGATCTCAATCCCCGTGGACAGCTCGAATCCTGCCCAGGTCGCTGTGTGCGGTGCGATCTCGATATGCCACTGAAAATGCGGGTATTCCTTGCCATCGCAAGGTGCGGTGTAGAGATAAAAGTTGTACGCCGGATCGCCGAGACCACGATACAGTACTTGGAGCGCCTTCTGAAGGGCCTCACCGCAGGCGAATTTCTCCTCATCGGTAATGCGCTCGAAGTACGGGTTCGGACGCTTTCCCACGACCCACAATTCAAACGCGACCCGTGAAGCATACGGCGCAAAAACAACGAAGTCATCGTTTTCGAAGACGAGCCGTTTCTTTTTCTCGCGCTCATACTCAACCATTGTCCCGTAGACCCGCTGCCGGTGGCTCTTGTAGAAACGCTCCGCCCCCGAGAGAATCGACTCGACATAGGGCGCGACTACCGGGATCGCCATCAGCTGCGAATGCGGATGCGGGACAGACGCCCCGGCCTCGTGGCCGTGATTATGGAAAATCTGAATATAATTCACGCTCGCCTTGTTCATGAGCGAGAGGTAGCGATCCTGATAGGCATCGAGGAGTTCGGCCACTTGCCAGGTCTCGAGTTCGGCGATCGAGCGCAAGGCATCGCGCGTCACGATCACCTCATGGTACCCGACCGCTGACATGCCGAAATATGGACCGTCCGCGAGCGACTTGGGTCGCCCGTTCGAGCGCGACACGGCCGGAAACTTATTCGGGAAGACACGCAAGCTCCAATCCCCGTCGGGACGCATATAGATGAGCATATCCTCCTCTTGGCCACTCGCTTTTGGGTCTTCGAAAATATCCGGACTCTCTATGCCCGTCACTCGGGGCGGCGTGACGAAATCATCCGGCCGCTTCCCTCGGGCGGTTGCGATGATGACCCAGTCCCCCGTCACGATATCCTGCCGGAGTTCTGATGTGGATCGCTGTTTTTTATCTTGTGACTTCTCTGCTTCGCCTGCCATGGCTTTTGTTCTTGTGTGTTTTTGGGTTCTCACCGATGCCTCTGTCGGACATTTGTCCTCACTGGATCTTATACTGACCAGTCAGGAGTCGCCACTTCGTCTTGAAGAGATCAATCAAGACCTGGATGAAACCATTCGGACCCGTGAGACTCACCGTTGAGCCCTCCTCATTCATCCAGCGAACGGGGATCTGTTTGATCTTGAAACCAAGCTTCTCCGCTAGAATAATCAGTTCGAAATCAAAACCGAAGCGGTCCACGACCATCCGACTCGCGACCGCGTCAGCCGCCTTGGCCGAGAGCGCCTTGAAGCCGCATTGCGTATCCGGGAAACTCCAGAGACCGAGCACAATACGGATGAGCCAGTTACCGCCTTCGCCCATAATTTCACGGTGACGGGGCTGATGGACTTGGATGAAGGAACCCTCGATCTTGCGCGAACCAATGACGACATCATAGCCTTCCTGAAAGAATGGAAGACAGGCATCGAGATGTGTGATAGCGGTCGAGCCGTCGGCATCGAGAAAGACCCGATACTCGCCCTTGCCCTCAAGCAGTGCCTGACGCACTACATAGCCCTTGCCATGATTCTCCGGATTATTGATGACGCGGAGGTTCGGAACCGTCAGCGCATAATTGCTCGCCACAGCGGCTGTGTTGTCGGGCGATCCATCGACGACGACGACGATTTCATACGTGAAGGACTTGCTCTTCAAATAACGGTCAATCTCGAGGAGGTTGTGCCCGATGCGCTCCCCTTCTTTGTATGCAGGAATCAGGACCGACAGATACGGGGTGGTCTCCATACGGACTAGCTCAATCAAATCTTATAGCTTTATTGTACCATAATCAGCTTCTGCAAGCATCGAAGATGCCGGAAATTGTCGGGCTGCCGGGAATCGAACCCGGCCTACGTGCACCCCATGCACGCGTACTGCCGATATACTACAGCCCGTATTTTTGTTCCTCTCGATTGCCTTCTGAAACACAGTGAGGATATCAAACCGAAGGAGAAATGAAAAGGAGCCCGGATCGCGGTACTCCTTCCTTCGCTGCAGCGCAGCTAGGTTCGCCACGGGTAGTGGCTGTGTCGCTCGTTCACGACTCTACACGTTCTTCTTCGAATCCGCACGATGCGCTTGCCAGCGCGTCGAGGGCTGAGTGCGGAGGTTGGGATTGGTCACCCCGGAGTCATCCACACACAGCCGTCTATTGATTATCTCGAGCGGCGACAACCACTCCCCATCCAGAGCAACGACCGGCAGATCCAGACCACTAAGGTCACCTTCTTGTGCGTTCATTTTGCACTCCTTCTCACAAAACAAGAACCACAGCAGGTGCATATCTTCCGACAGCACCCACCACCTACTCCTCGATCACCCACCGAGAAATATACGCTATCCTATACCTCCTGGATTTTTTTGCAAGGGGATGAAAAAAGGACCCTGTCAAGGGCCCTGATTTCCCGGCTTGGAGACTTACTCCAGAATGCCGTCGAGGTTCACATCGTAGAGGATTTGCTCTTGGACGAGACGGTAGTTGATGAGCTCTTCGGGCGTAAACCAGATGGCAATTTCACGCTCGGCTTCCTCAGGACTGTCAGAACAATGAATGAGGTTACGCACGGCCCGGTTGTCGATGGCCGATAGACTGTAGGTGTCGATGGTGAAATCCCCGCGGATCGTCCCGACATCGGATGTACTGGGTTCGGTACTCCCCACCAGCTTGGTCGTGATTGCGACTGAACCCAGCCCCTCCACTACGAGACCGAGTACTGGTCCGGATGTCATGTATTCGACGATGGTACGGATGATGTCTTTGCCGTATTCAAGCGGCTCCTGCTCAATCGGCAGATCATGAGCCTTGCGGTCATCGATGACGCGCTGCCCCTTCTTCAGATACCACTCCTCGTTCTTCTGATAGTGTTCCCAGCACTGTTCCTCTTTGGCGACCATGAATTTCACCGCCACGAGCTTCAACCCAGTCCGCTCGATCCGGCGGATGACCTCTCCGATGAGTGAGCGTTGGATGGCGTCTGGCTTCAGGATCACGAGAGTGCGTTCTTTCTTCGGATGTGCGACAGCCATAGACCTTCCTTTTAGAGAAAACGATTACGCTGGGACTGTAACACGAAAGGTTGTTTTCTGCAAGACGTGACACTCCTTCTCGGAAAACAACACCCAACAGACGGTGTAGATGCCTTACGAGACGCAGGTTTATCGTTCCCGCTGACAGGCATTTTCCCGACAGCGGTAGACGATATCGCCCTCCATGTCAGTCCGTGAGACATTGACCCCGTGTGTCTGGAGCCGCTCCAAGACGGCCGGATGAGGATGTCCGTACGTATTCTTCCCGACCGAAATGATCGCTGCCTCTGGCCGCACCAGATCTAGTAAGGCATCGCTGGTCGAATACCGCGAGCCGTGATGACCGGCTTTCAGCACATCGACCGGCGTGAGATCAGGGATAAACCGCTCCTCATCGGGGAGGTCGCCCGTGAAGAGGAAACTCGTCTCGCCGTACTCGAAGCGCGCCACCACACTCCCCTCATTCGTCTCAGGCACATCGGCTGGCTCTGGCGCATACGGATAAACGACGGACAATGCCCCGCCACCCGGCAATGTCACGCTCGTACCGCGCAGTGCCGGGACCCGGTCCGCCCCCTCCTGTTCCAAGTCGCGATAAAAGAGAAAAGCCGACCGCGTATCCGTCCGGGCCCCCGTATCGAGCACGGTCTTCACCCGGTAGCGTTCGAGGAGAGCGGACAACCCGCCGATATGGTCCGCATCGGGATGGGTCGGGATGAGGACTTCGATGGTCCGATCATAGAACGGCACATGACGGCCGAGCCGCGAGAGGAGGAGTCGCCCATCGCGTCCACCATCGATGACGATTTGATTCATCCCCTGGCTGATGAGGATGGCATCTCCTTGGCCGACCGAGAGGAAGACTACTTTCGTTTCAGCGGCATTGGTCTGGATGAAAAACAACCACAACCCGAAGGCGAGGGTAAATGTCGCCAGCGCGCCGATCAAAACTGATTTAGTGATCCATCCCCAATACATAGCGTTTCCGTATTCTTTCGAGCCCGTAGACGGCCAGTCCCAAACCGACATACCAGAGTACGGCAAAAGACGGTGTCATGTCGAGCCCTGACAGATTGGCCCAGGGGACAACCGCCAGCCCTTCGGCTAGCCGGATGATCAGAGCGAGTGGCAGCCAGACGAGCGGCATGAGGAGGAATCCCAAACTCGGTACCAGCGCGGCCAGTCCGATAGCGGCCATACCGACAAACATGGCGATCGGAACGAGTGGCAAGACGAGCGCATTCGCGAATGGCGCCACCAACGATACGGTCCCAAAGGCCGAGATGATGATCGGTAGCGTGAAGAGTTCTATCACGATCGTCGTGAGGAACAGCGCCGACAGCTTGCCGTACCAGCGTCGGAAGAATGCAAAAGTCTCGAAATGTCGGGCGAAGACGAGGAGGGCGAGCGTCGCGAGAAATGACAATTGAAATCCGACATCAAAGCGGATGAGGAGCGGATTGAAGCAGAGCATCACGACCCCCGCGAGCAAGAGTCCGTTCCACGAAGCAGCCGGCCGACCGACGAAATAGGCTCCGAACGCGAGCCACGCCATGAGAGCGGCCCGGAGCGATGCAGCCGATCCGTCGATGATGAGGAGAAAGAGTGCAAGCCCGATGACTGCCAAACCGACGGCCAGGCGCCGCCACAGTCCCAGTACGAGCGAGAGGATGACGAGTCCCTCCGCGACCACGCTCATGTTATACCCCGACACCGCGACGATATGTGACAGTCCGGCCCGAGCAAAGGCCGCTTTCGTCTCCGGGGCGAGCGTATCACTCCCACCGATGAGGAGCCCGGACAAGAGCCCCGCCTCCGGTTCCGGGATGAGCGCCTTGATCCGGGCCTGGAGTCCCGACTGAATGGAAGCCAGCCTCTGCCGAAGACTGACCCCTTCGCTCGGCGAAAGACGGCTCTGGCCGCCGTGTTCGCAGACATATCCCACGCCCCGCGTCGCGAGGAGTAACCGATAGTCGAACCCTGGCTCGAAGTTCTCGGGACGCGATACGGCGCACTGGAAATCCCATTGCTCACCCGGCATTCCGACAACATCAGTCGGGGAACGATAGAGGATGTCACCGCCCGACCATATGACGTCGATCGGCCGCAGCGTCATCGGTCGATAGAACACCTTCGCTTCGCCGCGCTCGATGATTTCTACCGGACCCATAAACGCTACCGTTTCCGGCAACACGTACCAACGAGTGAAGGCCTGAGTATACAAAAACATCCCCGCCCCGAATGCGAGCGCGCTGATAATTCCCAGCATGATTCGTTCGCGACTCGGAAAGAGACTCGCTATGATGATCGCCACTACCAGGCCGAGGAGCGCCAACACGCGCGCTTCAGTCCCCGCCCACGCGGACAAGAGCATCCCCGCCGAGAGTCCGATCGCTATCCCCGTCACCCACCTGGACATATCCGTATCCGCTCGCTCCGCTCTGGCGCGCTCCCGCGTAGTCATGAATTACTGATCGAATTTCTCGAGCACTCGGCGGAAGCCCCGCGCGCTGCCGAACGACTGGTAGACGCTCGCGAAGCGGATATACGCCACCTCATCGAGGTCTTTCAATTTATCCAAAATGATCGTGCCGATATCGCGGCTGGCGATTTGATTCTTCTTCGCCCGTTCAGCAATCGTGTATTCGATCGCCCCCAAGAGCTTCTCCAGTCGATCATCCCCCATCGGCCGCTTTTCGAAGGCCTTGCGCAGTCCCACTTCGATCTTCTTGCGCTCATAGGGTTGATGCGAGCCGTCTTTCTTCACCACCGACACCCGAAAGAGCTCGGCCTGTTCATGCGTCGAGAATCGCGCCTGGCACGACAGACACTCGCGGCGCCGGCGGATGACTCGGCCTTCAAGCGTCTCGCGTGAGTCCGTTACTTTGGATTCGGGGTGATTGCAAAAGGGGCAGCGCATAGGGACTCAGGGGTTAGCTTGTAGCTGGTAGGGGGGGGTTAGGGGGATGCGAATCAAAGATCGTCCTTCACTCTAGCAAATTGGCGTCAAAAGAAAAGGCCGCCCAGTGTTGCTAGGCGGCGGAGAGGGAACGAGGCCCTCACTTCAGCCGAGCCGAAAGGAACGCGGTGGCTTCGGCCGTGAGACGACCGTGATCCGGCGCGGACTTCCCTTCCCCTCAGGGTAGTAGTCTCGTGTGAGCACGGTCTGATCGCAGCGGAAGGCGAGCGGACATGGGGCACAGCTCCGCCGAAAGCGGTTAATGGTCGCAGGATCCTTCCAATCAGTCTCGGGCTCATTGTTAGCCCACCGGCAGCCCTCGCGCGAGAGGATAAAGAGTAGCTCCGAGAACTTGACCGGATCCACTCCGGGGAAACGATCGAGGTAGGCCCGACCGATAGCATCCCCCGCCGCCATGATCGATTTCGGATTGTACGAGCCATTCTCGAGCTTGAACATACCCGTCCCGATGAGGACTCGCGTATGATGAAAGTCCACCGGAAACGACATGCTGATCCGCCGGATGAAACCCGCCTGCATCAGGTTGATGGTGAGGAGGGCGCACATCTTCTCCTGAAACCCGTAGAACCCACGTTCTCTGAGCGGTAGGGTGTCGTCGCCCTTGTTCATCACGCGGTCCCTGACCTCAACTTCGGTCGTGAGGCCCTCGTAGACCGCGAGGATATCACCACCCCAGGCGATGAGGATCTCGGAATTGCGCCGCCAAGCTTCGCCATAATGCTGCTGGGGCGGGACCGTCCCGAATACTTGCTCCAGTCGCCGATCAATTTCCGCTGCTGAAAACTTGGCAGCTTCATACGGATCAAAGAGCTCGGGGTGTTTCGCACGAAGCTCGATGGCTCGTGCGGTCGCCATATGGCTCTGCACCTTGCCCCGAAGGAGGTGCGTGGTATAGAACCAGTCATTGGCGGTCCAGTCAGGGAGCGCCTGCACATCCACCATGTGATGCGGCACTCGAGCGAGATGTTCGGGTTGATAGGGAAATTCCTGCCGCCGATAGGCGTCGAGAAGCAAGGCGAAATTGCCATACACTCGCTTCCAATTGATAAGGTTCTCCATGACACTCCCCTTTCGGAAGTAGTTTGGTTGCCTCCGATTATACAGGAAAGTACCAGTAGGTCAACGCGAAAAAGAAAAGGCCGCCCAGTGTTGCTAGGCGGCGTGGATGACAGACCGAGAGGCCTGCTCATGCAGGAAAGACTTCGTCTCGAATTTCCTCCCAGATCTTGCCAAGCCAATTCTGGCCGGACCAGTTCGGACCACGACCCCAGTAGTCATCCCTATGCGTGTCCTCGACCAACGTCATTCCATGACTCCTGGAAAGTATCTTCCGCACGTACTCGTGCTGGGCAAGCTTGGCTTGGAGGATTTCTTTCATCACGGGGCGCTTGACTTCATCCCAATCAAGACGGATATCGTCTTGATACATGGACTCATCCCCGATCTTCTTTGCCTCGTGAGCCGAACGCGCTTGGAAGATACGTTCGATAATGTCCGGTCGATCGTACTTAGCCGCCTGGTAGGCGTGTTCGACGGTCGACCAAACTCGGTCGCGCCATTCCACAGCGTAGGCCGAGAAATTTTGGAGGCAATCCCACTCGTCGGCATAAAAGAGTGCGCAGTCCCTCCCGAGGAAGTTTTGAACCGCCGGTACCTCCTTCATCAGAAGTTCCATGACCTGTTCGTCGATGATGGGGTCGGCCGGCCAGGTATCCTTGGATCCGCGTTCGAGACGGAGATGGGCGATGAGGATGGCTAGCGCAGTTGGCATACCGACCAGTTTAGCTGCGTTACCCAGCCCCCAGTAACCATCCGATTCGATCTTCTGAGCGGCAACCTGAAGCAATAGAACGTCCATGAGAAAGTCTCCTGGGTTGATTGGAAAAGGAGGCAACGTATGTCTCCGCACAAAAACCATGTCCGAAATCGGACTGCTCAAGATATCACGCCTCCACTCCTCTGTCTACCCACACTCCCACTTTGTTGCAGCGCACACAGTCGTCATCCCGTCTCTCTAAAGACAAATGAAAACCGATCCCACATTTTGTGAGACCGGCTGCAGGACGATACCTGCGAATGTCAACGCGCCGCTTCCGATTGCGGTGGTTCGACGGGTTGTTCTCTCCACGCCACCCAGTGAGGATTCTTGGCAACCGTTTCCTCTAAATCTCTGGCAGAGAACGCATTCAGGAGGATGTTCGCCAACTGCTTCAAACAGCTCTGCTCCGTTCCGTAGTCGATACCACATTCCGCTTTTTGGAACGTATTGTGCTTATTGGCCATCCGGAGCTCTTATCGGATATACGGGCTATCGCTTGAATTGCTGCAGAACGCCAGTACGAACTCTTCGCGAGTGACAGATCCCTTGCGCCAGTTCTGATCCCGCTCTTCACCCCCGAAGAGAATACTCATACTAACGGGGATGCCGTGATACTGACCGACTGCTATACCATGGTCATTCTGGCCGATATAGAGCATAAGAAGCTCGCTCGTCACTGCCTCGATATCCATCCGCCACTCCACATCCGGCACATAACGTCTCGCGGAAGCGAGCTCGGCTGCGACATCTATCTTCTTATTCCCATACGTCTGCCAACGCGGCATAGTGACAGTCCAACTTTGGACAAAGGGGTCAAAAGAATCGTAACCGCCTTCATCTCGTGGGTATGTCGCCATCCCCTCAAAAATTTCGGTTGCGTTCCGATGGATCGCACCTTTGGCATCTTGCGGTTTGATGCCGATACCGTCACCGAAACGCTTCAGGTGCAAGACGACGCCCGTCAAGCCGATGAAGATCTCCGTGGCATTGCCATGCTGCAGCTCATTGGCGATAGCCTTGATGCTGTCAGTCCCGAAAATATCCTTGCCGTTACAGCCGGCCTGGATACCTTCGATGAGGGATTTAATCACCGCCTCGGTGTCTCCATCCTTCTTCGCGACGTTTTGTCGGATGTGCCGGCCGAGGTACTCGCTGATGATGTGTCGCACACGTTCTTCCCCGAACAGCTCTGGGGAACGATATGAAGCGAAGACATAGTCGAGCAGAAACGGGTACTCGTGGCGTCGCTTTTCCAAGATTGGTTCGTGATACTTATTAAGCGTAGTCATGTTAAAGATCTCCGGAGAGAGTGATGAGTGCGGTTGCCCGCAGACCGCCCGGTTGCCCGGCCGGATACGATAGGAGGATCCCGTCGTACCATGAGTACCGTAAAAGTCCTTACGCTACCGAGGTCGACATGATACGCAGTTCACGGTATTGAACACCAGGCCAGCCATATAGTCAACAACGAACAAAAGCGCCCCTCTCGGAGCGTTTTGACTATTATTTCTTCATCTTGCGGCGGATGAAGGCCGGGATTTCGAGGTCTTCCTCCTCGACGATATCCCTGGATTCTTGCCGGAGGCCGAAGCTCTTGGGCTGGATCTTTTCTTCGATGATGAGCGGGGTCGGCTCGATAGCGCGGGACGTGAATGTGCGGAGCTCTTCCGGTTCATCGGTCGATTCCGTCACCGGTTCCTCGCGGCGATAGCTCTGCGCGTGACTCTCTTTTTGGGTGAGCTGACCGATGGTCGGATTCGGCTTGGCGCGCTGCACGAGACCGATCGGCATCTCTTGGATCTTGCCGGAATCGAAGCCCGTCGCCACGACCGTGATCTGGATGTCGCCCTTGCGGATCTGATCATCCACCACTGCTCCAAAGATCACTTTCGCGTTGGGGTCGATATTTTCCGTGATGATATTGGCGGCTTCGTTGATCTCGAGCATCCCGATATCCGTCGAGCCCGAGATATTGAAGAGCACGCCCTTGGCCCCATCGATAGAGAGCTCGAGGAGTGGGCTATTGATGGCGGCCTTGGCGGCCTCGACGGCGCGGTTCTCGCCACTGGCGATACCGATACCCATGAGGGCCGAGCCCGAGTCCTGCATGATGGCACGGACATCGGCAAAGTCGACGTTCACGATGCCCGGGCGGGTGATGAGGTCCGAGATCCCCTGCACACCCTGGCGGAGCACATCATCCACGATACGGAAGGCGCTGATGAGCGAGGTCTTACGGTCGATGATCGAGAGGAGTTTGTCGTTCGGGATGGTGATGAGTGTATCGACGCGATCCTTCAGGTTGTTCAGCGCTTCTTCGGCGATGGCGCGACGCTGTGACCCTTCGAAGGCGAATGGGCGCGTGACGACTCCGACGGTGAGGGCGCCGAGTTCCTTGGCCGTCTCCG
This is a stretch of genomic DNA from Candidatus Moraniibacteriota bacterium. It encodes these proteins:
- a CDS encoding class II fructose-bisphosphate aldolase, giving the protein MIISAKKILTEAQTKGYAVGAFNTVNLETTWAILEAAAEKHSPVIVQMTEKTFQYGGGHAMYHLVKNIADFYFPDIPLAIHLDHGRNLAVVREALAIGFKSVMMDASTLPYEENMEATATIVREAHTKGATVQGELGNVPYKGEVTDMEHMDWDKYMTNPAQADAYVRTTGVDTLAVGIGNAHGSFPERSEPDFDRLAAIRERIKLPLVLHGASDWEGEKVARVIGLGVACFNVETATKTAFITTLRETLPTNEAVDIRKILMPARESFREAVKRKMDLFGSTGKA
- the tpiA gene encoding triose-phosphate isomerase — its product is MSPFLVIGNLKMHLLTHTEVNEYLSQLRRESVGKTFAHSRGIIAPPAIHLHAFSHLPAGFTLAAQTMGWELKGAFTGEISPAMLRDAGVGHVILGHSERRAYAGETDALVAKKTRLALKEGIIPIVCLGETAEERQREQTTTVIERTVRTVFDDLSPLLAQRVIIAYEPRWAIGTGVTPTTADILQVKVYLRKLFSGLYDPAFAERMTVIYGGSVKATALASVSWEAEMSGVLVGGESLYPRELVKMLLEAEHTFSHPVSQTL
- a CDS encoding DUF4921 family protein, whose translation is MAGEAEKSQDKKQRSTSELRQDIVTGDWVIIATARGKRPDDFVTPPRVTGIESPDIFEDPKASGQEEDMLIYMRPDGDWSLRVFPNKFPAVSRSNGRPKSLADGPYFGMSAVGYHEVIVTRDALRSIAELETWQVAELLDAYQDRYLSLMNKASVNYIQIFHNHGHEAGASVPHPHSQLMAIPVVAPYVESILSGAERFYKSHRQRVYGTMVEYEREKKKRLVFENDDFVVFAPYASRVAFELWVVGKRPNPYFERITDEEKFACGEALQKALQVLYRGLGDPAYNFYLYTAPCDGKEYPHFQWHIEIAPHTATWAGFELSTGIEISSIEPETAAAFLREKLESA
- a CDS encoding glycosyltransferase family 2 protein, producing the protein METTPYLSVLIPAYKEGERIGHNLLEIDRYLKSKSFTYEIVVVVDGSPDNTAAVASNYALTVPNLRVINNPENHGKGYVVRQALLEGKGEYRVFLDADGSTAITHLDACLPFFQEGYDVVIGSRKIEGSFIQVHQPRHREIMGEGGNWLIRIVLGLWSFPDTQCGFKALSAKAADAVASRMVVDRFGFDFELIILAEKLGFKIKQIPVRWMNEEGSTVSLTGPNGFIQVLIDLFKTKWRLLTGQYKIQ
- a CDS encoding nucleoside-diphosphate kinase (catalyzes the formation of nucleoside triphosphate from ATP and nucleoside diphosphate) encodes the protein MAVAHPKKERTLVILKPDAIQRSLIGEVIRRIERTGLKLVAVKFMVAKEEQCWEHYQKNEEWYLKKGQRVIDDRKAHDLPIEQEPLEYGKDIIRTIVEYMTSGPVLGLVVEGLGSVAITTKLVGSTEPSTSDVGTIRGDFTIDTYSLSAIDNRAVRNLIHCSDSPEEAEREIAIWFTPEELINYRLVQEQILYDVNLDGILE
- a CDS encoding MBL fold metallo-hydrolase, which produces MYWGWITKSVLIGALATFTLAFGLWLFFIQTNAAETKVVFLSVGQGDAILISQGMNQIVIDGGRDGRLLLSRLGRHVPFYDRTIEVLIPTHPDADHIGGLSALLERYRVKTVLDTGARTDTRSAFLFYRDLEQEGADRVPALRGTSVTLPGGGALSVVYPYAPEPADVPETNEGSVVARFEYGETSFLFTGDLPDEERFIPDLTPVDVLKAGHHGSRYSTSDALLDLVRPEAAIISVGKNTYGHPHPAVLERLQTHGVNVSRTDMEGDIVYRCRENACQRER
- a CDS encoding ComEC/Rec2 family competence protein, whose amino-acid sequence is MSRWVTGIAIGLSAGMLLSAWAGTEARVLALLGLVVAIIIASLFPSRERIMLGIISALAFGAGMFLYTQAFTRWYVLPETVAFMGPVEIIERGEAKVFYRPMTLRPIDVIWSGGDILYRSPTDVVGMPGEQWDFQCAVSRPENFEPGFDYRLLLATRGVGYVCEHGGQSRLSPSEGVSLRQRLASIQSGLQARIKALIPEPEAGLLSGLLIGGSDTLAPETKAAFARAGLSHIVAVSGYNMSVVAEGLVILSLVLGLWRRLAVGLAVIGLALFLLIIDGSAASLRAALMAWLAFGAYFVGRPAASWNGLLLAGVVMLCFNPLLIRFDVGFQLSFLATLALLVFARHFETFAFFRRWYGKLSALFLTTIVIELFTLPIIISAFGTVSLVAPFANALVLPLVPIAMFVGMAAIGLAALVPSLGFLLMPLVWLPLALIIRLAEGLAVVPWANLSGLDMTPSFAVLWYVGLGLAVYGLERIRKRYVLGMDH
- the nrdR gene encoding transcriptional repressor NrdR is translated as MRCPFCNHPESKVTDSRETLEGRVIRRRRECLSCQARFSTHEQAELFRVSVVKKDGSHQPYERKKIEVGLRKAFEKRPMGDDRLEKLLGAIEYTIAERAKKNQIASRDIGTIILDKLKDLDEVAYIRFASVYQSFGSARGFRRVLEKFDQ
- a CDS encoding NADAR family protein, which codes for MDVLLLQVAAQKIESDGYWGLGNAAKLVGMPTALAILIAHLRLERGSKDTWPADPIIDEQVMELLMKEVPAVQNFLGRDCALFYADEWDCLQNFSAYAVEWRDRVWSTVEHAYQAAKYDRPDIIERIFQARSAHEAKKIGDESMYQDDIRLDWDEVKRPVMKEILQAKLAQHEYVRKILSRSHGMTLVEDTHRDDYWGRGPNWSGQNWLGKIWEEIRDEVFPA
- the ftsZ gene encoding cell division protein FtsZ, with the protein product MAEIKPDIETFAKIKVVGVGGSGNNAISRMIDAKIKGVEFVAINTDAQALHHSKAQEKVHIGKNLTKGLGAGMNPEIGRQAAEENRDEIQEVLKGADMVFVACGLGGGTGSGAAPIVAETAKELGALTVGVVTRPFAFEGSQRRAIAEEALNNLKDRVDTLITIPNDKLLSIIDRKTSLISAFRIVDDVLRQGVQGISDLITRPGIVNVDFADVRAIMQDSGSALMGIGIASGENRAVEAAKAAINSPLLELSIDGAKGVLFNISGSTDIGMLEINEAANIITENIDPNAKVIFGAVVDDQIRKGDIQITVVATGFDSGKIQEMPIGLVQRAKPNPTIGQLTQKESHAQSYRREEPVTESTDEPEELRTFTSRAIEPTPLIIEEKIQPKSFGLRQESRDIVEEEDLEIPAFIRRKMKK